A region of the Gemmatimonadota bacterium genome:
ATTCGATCGGCGACCGGGCAGGTCGTCGTTCCACCGAACGGACAACGGCTCTGTATCCCGCTCGTCAGCCCGGTGGTCGACACCTTTCCGCCCAACGGCGTCATCACGCGCAGGTTCGTGTGGACCGGCCGCTCCGACTTCGTCCCGAGCGGGACCACGACCACGGTGCTTCCGGCCGGGACGTACTACATCTCCGCTGCCATCAACGCCCTCAACTACACGACCATCGCCCCGGCGGTAAAGGTCGACCTCCTCGCCCAATGACCAACCTCTCACGTCACCTCGGTACCGTCGCCGTCCTCTCGCTCGTCGTCAGCTCCGGCGCCGTCGCGCAGGCCAAGGGAGGCACCGACGACGCCCACTGGGCCAAGGTGCGCCGCGTCCTGCGCACCACACCGCTCGTCGACGGGCACAACGACCTCCCGTGGTACATTCGCGAAGAGGTGAAGACCGCTCCGCGCGACGTGGAGGCGTACGACCTGCGCACGCGCACCTCGGGGAACACCGACATCGCCCGCCTCAAGCAGGGAATGGTCGGCGGTCAGTTCTGGTCGGTCTACATCCCGGGCGAGGTCAAGGACTCGGGCTACGCGCGCATCCAGCTCGAGCAGATCGACATCGCCAAGCGCATTATCGCCAAGTACCCCGACGCCTTCAGCCTCTCGCTCACCGCCGCCGACGTGCGCCGCGCCAAGGCGGCCGGCAAGGTCGGCTCGCTCCTGGGCATGGAAGGCGGGCACGCCCTCGAAAACTCGTTAGGTGCCCTGCGCGCCTACTACGACCTCGGCGCGCGCTACCTCACGCTCACGCACAACGTCACGCTCGACTGGGCCGACGCGGCGCAGGACAAGCTCCTGCACGGCGGGCTCACAAAGTTCGGCGAGGAAGTCGTCCGCGAGATGAACCGCCTGGGGATGCTCGTCGACCTCTCGCACGTCTCCCCCGGCACGATGAGCGATGCGCTCAACGTGACCGAGTCGCCGGTGATCTTCTCGCACTCCGCGGCGCGCGCGCTGGTCGACGTGCCGCGCAACGTCCCCGACTCCATCCTCCAGCGCCTCCCGAAGAACGGCGGCGTGGTGATGGTCGCCTTCGTCCCCGGCTTCACCTCCAACAAGGTGGTGGCGTGGAAGCAGGCACAGGGCGAGCAGGCCGAGGCCGCCCTCAAGCGCCACGCGGGAGACAGTGCCGCGGCGAGGCGTGACCTGAAGGAGTGGGAACGCACGCACCCGTTCGTGAACGCCACCATTGCCGACGTCGCCGACCACATCGAGCACATCCGCAAGGTGGCCAGCGTGAACAACGTCGGACTCGGCAGCGACTACGACGGCACCGGGAACGAACTCCCTGACGGGCTGGGCGATGTCTCCACCTTCCCCGCCTTGCTCGTCGAGCTCTCCAAGCGCGGCTGGAGCGAGAGCGACCTGCGCAAGGTTGCGGGGGAGAACGTGCTCCGCGTGATGTCGGAGAATGAACGCATCGCCGCGAAGCTGCGTCGGCAGCGCCCCGCGTCCACCAAGACGATCGAGGAGCTCGACGGACCGCGCCCGAAGATGTAGGCGAAGGGTCCGATGGGAGGCGCGCCGCCGCGCGCCGTACGAACGACGGGGGCCCCGGTGCATCGCGCACCGGGGCCCCCGTGGCATTCGGTCGATCAACGCGTCAGCGCGCGGCGAAGACGAGCGAGAAGCGCCCGCCACTGGTGCGCCCCTCACCATCGATGGTCGAGAAGCTGCGTCCTTCGCGGCGGATCGTGAGGCGCCCGCTCGCCACCCGGTCGTTGATGCGCCGAATGTCGAACTCGACGCGCCCGCCGGTCGACGTCCAGCGCCCCTCGATGCTCACGCGCTCGCGTCGCGACTCGAGCAGGAGTCGCCCGCTGCGGTCGTCGTCGAGTTCGACGCGCGCCCGTGTGATCTCCAGGGTCGGCCCCACATCCTGCGCCAGCGTCCCACGCCCACGTTCGTCGCCGTCGAGGGCACTCGCGCCCCCGAACGGCCCCTCACCGCCGCCGAGGCCCGGGCGATAGTCGTTAGGCAATCCGCGCCCGCGGAACTCGAGCGTCCATGCGCCGCGCTCCCCCGAGCCGTCGCCGTCGATGCGCTGCACCTCGTCGGCGTCGCGCAACACCAGCGTGAGCGTCCCCGACGCGGTGTAGCCGAAGATCGCGCTCACGCTCACCTCCACGCGTCGCTCCTGCACGCGGCGCACGCGGCCGCGGATCTCCCCCTTGGTGGGCTCGTCCACGTCGAGCACCACTTCGCCCCCCGTCCCGATCCGGGCGCGCACGATCGAGAAGGCCCCCCCGCGCACCCCCGACATGCGCGCGAAGCCATCGCCCACGGCGCGCGAGTCGAGATTGCGATACACCTGCGATCCTGCCCCGGCACTCCAGCTGTCGAGACGCCCGGGACGCCCGGGACGATCCGGACGGTCGGGACGATCGCCCTCGTCGATCACGGTGCGGTCCTCGACCTCCAGACGGGAGACCCCCGCACGACCGCTCCACGACAGCGAGAGTCGCTGCGGAATCATCGCGTCACGATCCGCATAGGCCAACATCCCTTCGCCACGCACGGCGCCCCCCTCGGCCTCGCGCAACTCGATGCGGTCGACGTTCCCCATCCCCTGTCGGCGCCACGTCCCGCGCAGCACGACCGTGGAGTTGCGCAGCACCACGGTCGCCGCAAAGTCCGCGTTGCGGCGCAGCGTCAGTCGCACCTCACGTACGTCGCGCGTGTTTCCGCGCTCACCCTCGAGCGTCCCGCGCCCGGAGAGCGTCGGGTTGCGCTCCTGCGCCTGCCCGCTCGTCGCCACAAGGCTGGTCGCCATCACCAGTGCCGACCGCCCGGCCATCGCTCGCATCACGGAACTCCGCATCGTCAGCTCCAAAGCCGTGAACCGTCCGAGACATCCCATGCCATCGTACCGCGCGTCGCGCGATGCGGTTCCGATGTTCCCCCGTTGTTCCCCCGTGCGCAATGGATGCGCATGTTTGCACCACGCGCGCCCATCTTAGCGCCTTCGAGCCTTCCTGTCTTCCACTCGCGTTTCGTGCCCGCTCCTCCGCGTCCCACCAACCAGGCCATCGCGCAGGCATCGATAGGGGGTGCGGTCTTCTCCGCCCTCCCCGACTTCCTGCTGTCGGCCGTGTGCCTGTACACCTGGCTCCACCCGATGACGTTCGACCCGCAGCTGGTGAAGCGCCTCACCGTGCTCACGCTGCTCGAATTCGTCATCGTGCATTCGGCGCCATTCACGGGGTTGGTGGCCCTCTCCGAGCTCAAGACGATCCTGAAGACGGCGGCGCTCGTCGGCCTTGGCGCATTCTACATGCTCTTTGCGTGGGGCTTCTCCGTCGGCTTCGACTCCAACTGGCCGGCGATCGCCTTCTTCGCCCTCATGCTCAATCGCCTGCTCCCCGTGCTGCTGGGGGCGGTCCCCAGCAGCGCACAGAAGACCTTCATGGCGACCTGCTGGGGACTCGGCGTCGTTGCGTATCTCGGGACCATCTTCGCCGCGGCGCTACTCCCCATTCCGGCACTCGGCATCACCGCCGACGTCATCGCGGCGCAACACTTCACCTCCGGGGGCATGTGGCCCGAACAACCGTATCGCGCGCTCTTCATGGGGACCGTGTACTTCGCGCTGGTGGGGACGTGGGAGATCGTGGGGATGGCGGCCATCGTCCGACGTTCGACACGCCACGCGCGCGCCCCGCACTGACGTCACGCATCGTGCGCGCGCGTGGCACGCGTACCGCGTCACGCATGCGGCGTCAGTTCCTCGCCGGCGTCACGTGTGCCCTCGCGCTCGCCGCCTGCGAGCGTCCTCCCCAGGCCACAACTCCCACGCGCCCCACGCTCGAGGCACTCTTCGCGCGCTTTGCCGCTGCCGGCATGCCAGGGGCGAGCGTCCTCGTCGTGCGACACGATTCCGTGCTGGTACGGGAATCGTTCGGCTTGTCCGACGTCGAGGGCAACGTCGCGGCGACGCCGGCGACCAACTATCGCCTCGCGTCGCTCACCAAGCAGTTCACCGCGACGGCGATCCTCCTGCTCGCGCGGGACGGCGCGCTGTCGCTCGACGACGCAGTGCGTGATCGCCTCCCCGAGCTCCCCGCGTACGCGCGTGATGTCACCATCCGCCACCTGCTGACGCACACCTCGGGACTGTGGGACTACGAGGCGTTCGTCCCCGATTCGCAGGTGCGCCAGGTGCACGATGCCGATGCGCTCACCCTCGTGAGCACGCGTGCCGAGAGCCTGTACTTCGCGCCGGGGACATCGTGGCGTTACTCGAATACCGGGTACGCGCTTCTCGCCCTCATCGCCGAGCGCGTCAGTGGCCAGCGCTTCGCCGACCTGGTGCGCGAACGGATCTTCGTCCCGCTGGAGATGCGCGACACCTACGCCCACGAGGAAGGGCGCACCGACATTCCGCGCCGGGCGTGGGGATACACGGTGCACGGTGATTCCGTCACGCGCACCGACCAGAGCAACACCTCGGCGGTCCTGGGCGATGGCGGCATCTACTCGTCGATCGACGATCTCGCGCGCTGGGACGCGTCGCTCCGGCGTGCACCGCTGGTGGGCGACTCACTCTGGCAGCAGGCGACGACGGCGTTCGTCCTGGGCAACGGGACGCCGACGGAGTACGGCTTCGGGTGGTTCGTGGAACGCTACAAGGGACATGCCCGCCTGCGACATCACGGGGAGACGCGTGGTTTCACCAACGCGATCTCGCGGTTCCCCGACGATGGACTGACGATCATCGTCCTCACGAATCGCACCGGCTCGGCCCCGTGGGAGATCGCCGATGCGCTCGCCGACCTCTACCTCTCCCCCTAGAAAACCGTCACCTGCAACGCTCCCGCCGGGGGAAGGATGTGGCGTCGGCCCGATGAGGCGACGGGGTCGCACGTAGCGGAACAGCACTGAGCGGAACGGCACGCAGACACCGGCGGTCATTCTCGCACGGAGTTGGTAGCCACCTCCCCGATTCGTCCGTGCTCGGTATGCGATCAGCATGCGATCGGCACACGATCGATGCGCGAGCGCAGTGCGACGCGCCGATCACGATGGGGGTCGAGGGGAACTCGCCGATGGGGGAGGGTGGGCGCGAGATCGCAGGATGGACTCGCGCAATTGCGCGGCGCGTCTTACAATTACGCAGGCGGAGAAGTCAACCGCCCGAACGAACGTATGCGGCACCAGGGTCTCCGGGGATCCTGGTGCCGCGTCGTTTCCGGGACCCCCGTCAGCAGCAAACAGGTGCCTAACGTCGATTTCCCTAGGGAAAATGGCGCCTAACGCCGCCCGGCGATGTGCGATGCACGGCGTCCGGCGAGCCCCCCCGTGCGGTCGCTATCCACCCACCGTGGTCCTTCCGGCGTGTGGTCGTCGCCCCCGGTCGCGCCCCCTCGGCAGCGCCGGACGGAGGTGTCGACCGAACTTTTTTTCGGACGGCGGGCGGCGCCGCTCCCCGAATCGCTCGAGGTTGTGCCACTCGGAGAGACGCGCTGCGGCGCGCTCGCAGTGCCGATCGGGTGGGGGACGGACAATGGAAAGGCGGGACCACCGCACACCCGCAGGTTGCTATCGGCGCGCATGCGGACGGCAGCGTACGCATCCAGCGAACGCATGCCGCGCGATGACACGCCGCTGGCGCATCGACCTCAGCGCGCACGGGTGGGCGAACGTCGCGTACGTCTCGACCGCGCGTCGCGTTGTTCACCACCGTGCCCACTCGAGAGCGGTGCACGGGTGCGCGCGCCCTCACCTCGCGACGCCGTAGGCGTCGCGCGATGTCGAGCGCCATGGTGCACCCTCGGCGCCGCACCGCCTCTCAGCACAACCGAATCGCGCCGGGAAAAGGAACAGCGGGGCCAGGCTCCCCCGCCTGGACCCCGCCGTGGTTCGCCAAGCTGACCTGGGTTAGGCCGTCTCGTCGCCCCTGGTGCGGCGACGACGCCGCGCCATCGCCCCGCCGATGCCGGCGAGGCCGCTCCCGAGCAGGATCATCGTCGCGGGCTCCGGCGTCACGCTCGAGCGCAGCTCGAAGTTGTCGTGCACCGCGAGGACCGGGTCGTTGTTGAAGCCGAGGGTGACGTTGTCGGCAAAGGCCTTGTACGCGTGCGGCCAGTTGCTCCCCACCCCGATCCCGATGCCGTAGACCACCGCATCGCCTAACGAGTAGCAATTGGTGCCATTCCCCCACGCCGACGGCGAGGCCGTCTTGAGCGGAATCCCCGGCGTGATCCCCGGCGGGTTGCTGCAGTCGTCGATCGTGTACCCTTCGCCCGTCACGAAGCGCCAGAACATCTGGTTCGTGGCGTTCTCCGAAATCCACTGGTTGGTCGGGGCCGGCTGCGCCAGCGTGTACCAGCGCTCCCACACCAGCTCGCTGTACACCGGCGCGCCGATCGACCCGCTGCGCACGTACAGGCGCAACGCGGGCGACTGCGCCTCCCACGGCGCGTCCCCCGTTTGCCCCATCGCCACGCGGTACCAGTCAAAGCCGACCTGCGTCAGCTGCGAGAGCTGCCCCCACCCCTGCGTGGTCGCCGGGTTGCCCGAAAAGAGGTTGAACCACCCCCAATCGGCGAGGTTGCCGCTCACGGAAAGCTCCAGCGACCCGTTGCCGTTGCGCGGGTTCGTCCCCGTGATCTGAGAAGCGCCACCCGAACCGCGAACATCGCTGACCCACGGACCGCCCGGATACACCGTTCGCTGCGCCTCGACCCCGACCGGGATCGACACCAGCAGCGCCACCGCGGCCACTGCACCCCGCAGGGTGCGCGTCATCGTACGCATGGAAGCTCCTTCGAAGTCCTGCTCGACAGGGCGCCGTCCGGCACCCTGCAACTCGGCTCAGTCGCTCGACCCGGCATTTCATGACGGGCGATTGGTGAGCTACGTCACAATCCAACATAGGCAAGCCGTATGCCTCGGCTGTCCAGAAGGCTCCCCCCTCTATTGAAAGGGGGCCCCGACAGCGACGCGGGTGGATGGCCGGACCGGCAGGATCCACAAGACGTTGCCTGTGAACGACTTGGGTAATCGAGGCGCCGCGTCCGCTCCCCGCATGCGACCGCCGATCGGCTCAGGTCGTCTTCGGCCCGCGCGACGTCGACCGCTGCTCGCGGTCCACAAATCAGACGCGCGTGGGATTTCCGCCGCGAGTCTGCGGCACTCGACGGCGCCGGGAACGACTACCCGACGCGCCCGCCGTGTCTGGCCGAGATGGCACCGAAGACCTGGACCCCCTGGCGAAGGAGCACCGTATCGGCGGCGACCGACGCCGGCGTCGTCGGCCCGCCGATCCAGCTCCCGGCGCCGATCGCCACGTCGCGCTCGACCGCGAGCGAGCCGCGCACATGGCAGCGCTGCCCCAGCGTCGCCCCGCGTCGGCAGACCACCGTCCCATCGATGACCACGTCGTCGCCGATCACGCAGTCGCCGTGGACCTTCACGCTCCCGCCAATGCGCGCGCCATCCCCGACGACCAATGCACCGGAGACCACCAGGGCGCCGCTGACCGTCCCGCCGGCCGGGAGAGTATAGTCACCGGCAATGCGCGTGTAGCCTCGCTCGCGTGTGGCCCCCGCCGGGAGCTTCGCCGTTCCGCTGATGACCGGCGGGAGGATCGGCGGATCTTCGAGAGATCCACCGACCGTGCCATCGGTCGTTCCGTCGGCGGCGGGCGCATCGGTCGCGGGCGCGACGGTCGCGATGCGCGCGGCGCGAATGCGCGAGAAGGTGACGTTCGGGGCGAGCAGCATGCGCCCCAGCGCCGACGCGCGACCGTGCACGATGCTGCCGGCGCCGAGTGAGAGGTCGCCCGCCGCGTGGACCCAACGCAGCACCTCCGACCCCTCGCCCAGCGAGACGTCGCCCTCCCCGAGCAAGGCGCGATAGACGGCATCGCGCCCGCCATGCATGGGGCCGCGTGCGAGGAACTCGAGCAGGAAGGTCTCGCCGCCCCGCAGGGTGAGGGGACCGTCGGCGATGACGATGCGGGGCACCGAGCCATCGGCATGCGCCACGTCCCGCAGGCTCGCGCCGTCTCCCGTCAGCTGCACATAGGGGGACCCGTCGCCGAGCGTCCCGACCCTGGTCGACGCGGCGACGGCGGTGCTCCCCCCCTCGCGCGTCGCCGCCCCGGCCGCGATGGCGTCGGCCGGCAGATGCCGCGCGAGATAGTCGCGGAAACCATCCGCAAAGACGGTGAGGTCTCCCGCATCGTGCCCCACCGCGTTCAGCGGCTCGGCGTCGGTGGGGCGGAGCAGCTCGCGGAGTGCGGGAATGAGCGGCAGGAGTACCCAGGCGGCGGTCGCCGCCAGCAGCAGGAGGAAGGGGGTGACGCTCATGCCTCGCCCCCGTCGGCGTGCGTCGCCGCGCCAGTCCCCGCGCCGCCGGATTGCGGCTGGCGATACCGCTCGGTCTTGTCCCAGCGCTTGGCCGAGCGCCACCCCAAGCCGCCCCCGACGAACTGCTTGATCGTCTCCTGCGACACCGCCATGAGCGAGACGAGGAAGCCGAAGAAGAGGAACGGGAGCAGGCGCACCCGGTTGCGCGACCCGTCGAGTCGCGTCGCGGTGGCCACCTCGAAGAAGGCCGCGAAGTTCCCCAGCGTGCTGAAGGCGGAGACGATGAGCACCATGAAGATGCTCGACGACGGCTGGTAGCCCAGGTAATACAGGACGAGCGCCAGCATCCAGCCCAGCAGGAGGATCGGCCCCACCGCGAACACCCCTAACAACAACGTGCCGTCCAACACCTGGAGCCACGACAGGTGCCCGGGGTGCGCGAGCAGCTTGTTGACGTAGCGCGTGAGCGCCTGGTTGTGGCCGTGCGTCCAGCGCCGGATCTGCCGGATGCGCGTGGGCCAGTTCTCGGGGACCTCTTCGTAGCACTCCGAGCGATTCTGGTACACGACCTCCCACCCGCGCAGCAGGAGGCGGAAGGTCATGTCAGTGTCTTCGGCCAGCGTGTCGGTGCGCCATCCGCCAACGCTCGACAGCGCCTCGCGCCGCACCCCGCCCACGGTGCCGCCGTACTGCGGCACCAACCCCATGTTCATGCGGGCCTGCTGGTCCACCTGGTACCCGCCAGCCCGCTCGAGGTCGAGCAACCGCGTGAGGAGCGAGCGCGAGACGTTCTGCGGCACGACGCGCCCCATCACCGCCCCCACCTCGGGGTCGAAGAACGGCGCAACGAGCTGCTTGAGGAGCTTGGGGCCCGGGATGTAGTCGGCATCGAAGACGAGATGCACCTCGCTCCCCACGCGGGCACTCGCCTCCGCGAGCGCCGCCGCCTTTCCCGGCATGCCGCCGGTGCGCCACACCGGCTTGATCAACGCGGGATAGCGTGCCGCGTAGTCGCGCAGGATCGCGCCCGTGGCGTCGGTCGACCGGTCGTCGATCGGGATGATCGTCAGGCGGTCGCGCGGATAGTCGGCGGCCAGCAACGCCTCGATCGACCCGGTGATGACCTGCTGCTCGTTGTGACAGGGAATGAAGACCGTCACCGGGGGCCACTCGGCCACGGTGATGTCCACATACGGCTGCCGGTGCCGCCCGAAGAGGCGGCTGAAGGTGAAGACGTAGTGGCGCACCGTGTACACCACCAGGATGGCCACCACGACCCAGAGCAGCGCGATGAGGATGGTGACGATCATCGCGCCCCTCCCTCGGCGTTCGCCCCTCGCCGGCCCTGGCCACCGCGCAGCGCCGGCGTCGCGCGCGCCGCGTCAGGCCAACTCATCCCCCAGCCGTAGAAGGCCACGAAGACGAAGACTTCAATCAAGAGCCCCCACAGGAAGAACATTGTAGGGAGCGCCAGGAGCGACAGGTGGTACACCACATAGCTGTGCAGCGCCACCTGCAGCGGGAGCAGGACCGCCATGTGCCCCACGACCATCGCCGTCAGCAGCACCTTGCGCCACACGGCGATGTCGAACGGGTAGAACGTGAGCCCCAGCACCAGCGGCACCAGGACGAGCACGGCGCACCCCGCCTGCAGGAAGCCCAGCGTGTACTGCGGCAAGGCGTACGGAAAGCTGTCGGGGCGAATCGCGAAGTAGAGGATGCTCGACAGCTGGATGAGCGTGGCGAATCGCAGGTAGTAGCGCAGCGGCATCAGGCGCACCGGCAGCACGAGCGAGACCGCCAGCACCAACGCGCAGATCCCCCCGACGGCCCAGTAGTGCCAGACACCCGGCAGCGGCGCCGGCGTGGTGACGTGCGGGACGTAGAAGCCGAACAGCGCGCTCGGCGTCGCGCTGGCAAAGCCGATCGGGCCGGGGAGGCCGAGCCAGGGGATGAGGCGCTCGAGCGCGAGACGCCACACCTCGCCTAACGGTTGAAGGGAGAGCGCCACCAGCGCCGACAGGAGCACTGGCACCACCACCATGCTGAGCACGCGCGAGGGGGTGAGGCGCCCACTGACCATCGCGCGATGCTCGCCGATGACCCCTCCGCGCGACCCGCGGGCGCGCAGCTCCCCCAGCAACCGCCCGCGCCCGTCGTTGGACGGGGCCAAGGCGGCCAGCTCGCGTGGCGTGCGGCTACCAGTGCGCGAAGACGCCAAGCGTCACCCCCGTGCGCCGGTAGAACGGATTCTGGTAGTGCTCGCCCTGCAGCAGCACGCCTCCGTACGGCCCCAGCCACTGCCGCCACGAGGCCGCCCCTTCGTGGCTGGTGAAGCGTCGCACCGCGGCGTCGGCGCCGAGCAGCTGGAACCCCTCGCGCCCGGACGATCCCCGCAGCACCACGACCGCCTTGCCTTGCCTGCCTAACGTGATGGCGGCGTTGCCGCGCGCCGCATCCACGTCGCCGGGGGTGCTGCGCGTGACGCGCACCCCACCCTCGGCCACCACCAGCGGCGAGAGGTAGGCGGTGAGGGCGCCAAAGCCGCCCACATCACGATAGCCCAGCTTGGCGTCGACGACGGTGGTACCGAGCGTGGTGACGAGTGCTCGACGCCTCCCCCACTTGGTGGAGAGCGAGGCATCGAGGCGAAGGTCGGGGAGGACGAAGTCGCCCGAGCCACCCCCCACGCCGAGGTAGCTGTAGACGCGCTCACCCCAGACGTGCTGGTTGGCCGCGCTGACGTACGTCCCGGCGTCGCCGAACGCCGAGCGCTGGAGGACCTCGACGAACCACGTGTCGCGCGTGCCAGCGGGGACCGACAGCCGCAATCCGACGCTCCGCCAGTCGCCATATCCGCCAGACACCTGGTGCCGGTCGGCGAAGAGGTCGGCGCGACGATCGAGGGAGGGGGTCGCGGAGCCCTGCGCCGGCAACGGCGCCCCCGCCAGCGTGGCCACCACGCCTGAGACAACCGCCAGCCGCACAAGCGCCCGTTGCAGCAGGGCTCGCCGCGAGACAACGGTTGGAGCAGCGACCGTGCGCGGCCGCTGGCGATGGCGGCCGCGCTCCAGGGTCATGGCTCGACGACTCGCCGCGTGGGGAGGAGCGCTGGCCCCTCCTGTACCGGGAGCCCCCCGGCGTGCTTGGGGGCTCGACGCAT
Encoded here:
- a CDS encoding glycosyltransferase family 2 protein yields the protein MIVTILIALLWVVVAILVVYTVRHYVFTFSRLFGRHRQPYVDITVAEWPPVTVFIPCHNEQQVITGSIEALLAADYPRDRLTIIPIDDRSTDATGAILRDYAARYPALIKPVWRTGGMPGKAAALAEASARVGSEVHLVFDADYIPGPKLLKQLVAPFFDPEVGAVMGRVVPQNVSRSLLTRLLDLERAGGYQVDQQARMNMGLVPQYGGTVGGVRREALSSVGGWRTDTLAEDTDMTFRLLLRGWEVVYQNRSECYEEVPENWPTRIRQIRRWTHGHNQALTRYVNKLLAHPGHLSWLQVLDGTLLLGVFAVGPILLLGWMLALVLYYLGYQPSSSIFMVLIVSAFSTLGNFAAFFEVATATRLDGSRNRVRLLPFLFFGFLVSLMAVSQETIKQFVGGGLGWRSAKRWDKTERYRQPQSGGAGTGAATHADGGEA
- a CDS encoding beta-lactamase family protein; translated protein: MRRQFLAGVTCALALAACERPPQATTPTRPTLEALFARFAAAGMPGASVLVVRHDSVLVRESFGLSDVEGNVAATPATNYRLASLTKQFTATAILLLARDGALSLDDAVRDRLPELPAYARDVTIRHLLTHTSGLWDYEAFVPDSQVRQVHDADALTLVSTRAESLYFAPGTSWRYSNTGYALLALIAERVSGQRFADLVRERIFVPLEMRDTYAHEEGRTDIPRRAWGYTVHGDSVTRTDQSNTSAVLGDGGIYSSIDDLARWDASLRRAPLVGDSLWQQATTAFVLGNGTPTEYGFGWFVERYKGHARLRHHGETRGFTNAISRFPDDGLTIIVLTNRTGSAPWEIADALADLYLSP
- the yaiO gene encoding YaiO family outer membrane beta-barrel protein, coding for MTLERGRHRQRPRTVAAPTVVSRRALLQRALVRLAVVSGVVATLAGAPLPAQGSATPSLDRRADLFADRHQVSGGYGDWRSVGLRLSVPAGTRDTWFVEVLQRSAFGDAGTYVSAANQHVWGERVYSYLGVGGGSGDFVLPDLRLDASLSTKWGRRRALVTTLGTTVVDAKLGYRDVGGFGALTAYLSPLVVAEGGVRVTRSTPGDVDAARGNAAITLGRQGKAVVVLRGSSGREGFQLLGADAAVRRFTSHEGAASWRQWLGPYGGVLLQGEHYQNPFYRRTGVTLGVFAHW
- a CDS encoding PEP-CTERM sorting domain-containing protein; amino-acid sequence: MRTMTRTLRGAVAAVALLVSIPVGVEAQRTVYPGGPWVSDVRGSGGASQITGTNPRNGNGSLELSVSGNLADWGWFNLFSGNPATTQGWGQLSQLTQVGFDWYRVAMGQTGDAPWEAQSPALRLYVRSGSIGAPVYSELVWERWYTLAQPAPTNQWISENATNQMFWRFVTGEGYTIDDCSNPPGITPGIPLKTASPSAWGNGTNCYSLGDAVVYGIGIGVGSNWPHAYKAFADNVTLGFNNDPVLAVHDNFELRSSVTPEPATMILLGSGLAGIGGAMARRRRRTRGDETA
- a CDS encoding dipeptidase, whose product is MTNLSRHLGTVAVLSLVVSSGAVAQAKGGTDDAHWAKVRRVLRTTPLVDGHNDLPWYIREEVKTAPRDVEAYDLRTRTSGNTDIARLKQGMVGGQFWSVYIPGEVKDSGYARIQLEQIDIAKRIIAKYPDAFSLSLTAADVRRAKAAGKVGSLLGMEGGHALENSLGALRAYYDLGARYLTLTHNVTLDWADAAQDKLLHGGLTKFGEEVVREMNRLGMLVDLSHVSPGTMSDALNVTESPVIFSHSAARALVDVPRNVPDSILQRLPKNGGVVMVAFVPGFTSNKVVAWKQAQGEQAEAALKRHAGDSAAARRDLKEWERTHPFVNATIADVADHIEHIRKVASVNNVGLGSDYDGTGNELPDGLGDVSTFPALLVELSKRGWSESDLRKVAGENVLRVMSENERIAAKLRRQRPASTKTIEELDGPRPKM